From the genome of Phreatobacter cathodiphilus, one region includes:
- a CDS encoding ABC transporter substrate-binding protein, which translates to MSFPLTRRTVLGAALAAPAFTSARAQSARARVGVIPIVGAAPLFVVDRQGWAREAGLDLAITTFESGPNMIQALASGTIDIYVAGVAPLGVARSRGVDVKVVASTATGENVFVATPRLAAFFKPGTSHAEAFRAYRAQTGKPARLATQPPGSVPNTTLQYWLWEQIKADRADVEIVAMGIDATQQAILADAVEGATIREPALTIVQKRNPAIKLIAVGDELFPGQPGSVVAISGAFLARNEERVQGLVNGLVKAGRLLTQDPDKAAPDVAANLAKGIVDPAIIRAALKSPASKFSIDPRAIIAPTAAMQDYQVKLGSLRESVSLDGLFETRFFERAPAAS; encoded by the coding sequence ATGTCCTTCCCCCTGACCCGCCGCACCGTGCTCGGCGCCGCGCTCGCCGCCCCCGCGTTCACCTCCGCCCGCGCCCAGAGCGCCAGGGCCCGGGTCGGCGTCATCCCGATCGTCGGTGCCGCACCACTCTTCGTCGTCGACCGGCAAGGCTGGGCCCGCGAAGCCGGCCTCGACCTCGCCATCACCACCTTTGAATCCGGCCCCAACATGATCCAGGCGCTGGCCTCGGGAACGATCGACATCTACGTCGCCGGGGTCGCGCCGCTCGGCGTCGCCCGGTCGCGCGGGGTGGACGTCAAGGTGGTGGCCAGTACCGCCACCGGCGAGAACGTCTTCGTGGCGACGCCGCGCCTCGCCGCCTTCTTCAAGCCCGGCACCTCCCATGCCGAGGCCTTCCGCGCCTATCGCGCCCAGACCGGCAAGCCGGCGCGGCTCGCCACCCAGCCGCCGGGTTCCGTGCCCAACACCACGCTGCAGTACTGGCTCTGGGAGCAGATCAAGGCCGACCGGGCCGATGTCGAGATCGTCGCCATGGGCATCGACGCGACCCAGCAGGCCATCCTCGCCGACGCCGTCGAGGGCGCCACGATCCGCGAGCCGGCGCTGACCATCGTGCAGAAGCGCAACCCGGCCATCAAGCTGATCGCCGTCGGCGACGAGCTGTTCCCGGGTCAGCCGGGGTCGGTGGTCGCGATCTCCGGCGCCTTCCTCGCCCGCAACGAGGAGCGGGTGCAGGGGCTCGTCAACGGCCTCGTGAAGGCGGGGCGGCTGCTGACGCAGGACCCCGACAAGGCGGCACCGGACGTCGCCGCCAACCTCGCCAAGGGCATCGTCGATCCCGCCATCATCCGGGCGGCTCTGAAGTCGCCGGCGAGCAAGTTCAGCATCGATCCGCGCGCCATCATCGCGCCGACGGCCGCCATGCAGGACTACCAGGTGAAGCTCGGCTCGCTGCGCGAATCCGTGTCGCTCGACGGGCTGTTCGAGACCCGCTTCTTCGAGCGGGCGCCGGCGGCCAGTTGA
- a CDS encoding class I adenylate-forming enzyme family protein encodes MPSDTSSAAPSWIGEDGPQLRLEAHFGDRVVACFPDRPESLYALLAEAAARRPGGEAVVCGDARLTYADLAAAVERLSAALAAEGVTAGDRVAMLIGNRTEFVTVLFALARLGAIAVPMGLRLQGPEIAHVLGDCGAGLLIHEADLADRLPPAAEAPGLSRRITVGGTAAGAETLETVLVRHAGAPTPAVAPVAEEDTAVILYTSGTTGRPKGAMLTHLGIVHSSLVYEHCMALTSADRSLAAVPLSHVTGLIANVTCTVRAAATLVIMPAFKAADFLVLASRERMTMSVLVPAMYNLCLLQPDFAAHDLSAWRIGGYGGAPMPTPTIEKLAERCPGLKLMNAYGATETTSPTTIMPPRFTPTHGHSVGIAAPGVDIIVVDDAGREVPRGEVGEIWIRGPHVVRGYWNNPEATRTGFTAGFWHSGDIGSIDAEGFVQVLDRKKDMINRGGYKIFTAEVETILIACPGVVECAVVAVPCPVLGERVHAFVVTDASDPAPETLHAWCAARLSDYKVPETLTIQSEPLPRNANGKVMKRVLRDGLGAPAPR; translated from the coding sequence ATGCCGTCTGACACCTCCTCCGCCGCGCCGAGCTGGATCGGCGAAGACGGCCCGCAACTCCGCCTCGAGGCGCATTTCGGCGACCGGGTCGTCGCCTGTTTCCCGGACCGCCCGGAAAGCCTCTACGCGCTCCTCGCGGAGGCGGCGGCCCGCCGGCCCGGCGGCGAGGCCGTGGTCTGCGGAGACGCCAGGCTGACCTATGCCGACCTCGCCGCCGCGGTGGAGCGGCTGTCCGCGGCGCTCGCGGCCGAAGGCGTCACCGCCGGCGACCGCGTCGCCATGCTCATCGGCAACCGCACCGAATTCGTCACCGTCCTCTTCGCCCTCGCCCGCCTCGGCGCCATCGCCGTGCCGATGGGCCTGAGGTTGCAGGGGCCGGAGATCGCCCATGTCCTCGGCGATTGCGGCGCGGGCCTGCTGATCCACGAGGCCGACCTCGCCGACCGCCTGCCGCCGGCGGCCGAGGCGCCAGGGCTGTCCCGCCGCATCACCGTGGGAGGGACGGCCGCGGGCGCCGAAACCCTCGAGACGGTGCTGGTGCGCCATGCGGGCGCTCCGACGCCGGCCGTGGCGCCGGTGGCGGAGGAGGACACGGCCGTCATCCTCTACACGTCGGGCACGACCGGACGGCCGAAGGGGGCGATGCTCACCCATCTCGGCATCGTCCATTCCTCGCTGGTCTACGAGCACTGCATGGCGCTGACGTCGGCCGACCGCTCGCTCGCCGCCGTGCCGCTCAGCCATGTCACCGGGCTCATCGCCAACGTCACCTGCACCGTCAGGGCGGCGGCGACCCTCGTCATCATGCCCGCCTTCAAGGCCGCCGATTTCCTCGTGCTGGCGTCCCGCGAGCGGATGACCATGTCGGTGCTGGTGCCGGCCATGTACAATCTCTGCCTGCTGCAGCCCGATTTCGCCGCCCACGACCTCTCCGCCTGGCGCATCGGCGGCTATGGCGGCGCGCCCATGCCGACCCCAACGATCGAGAAGCTCGCCGAGCGCTGCCCCGGCCTGAAGCTGATGAACGCCTATGGGGCGACGGAGACCACCTCCCCGACCACGATCATGCCGCCGCGCTTCACGCCGACCCACGGCCACAGCGTCGGCATCGCCGCGCCGGGCGTCGACATCATCGTCGTCGACGATGCGGGCCGAGAGGTGCCGCGCGGCGAGGTGGGCGAGATCTGGATCCGCGGGCCGCACGTCGTCCGGGGCTACTGGAACAATCCGGAGGCGACGCGAACCGGCTTCACCGCCGGCTTCTGGCATTCCGGCGACATCGGCAGCATCGACGCCGAGGGATTCGTCCAGGTCCTCGACCGCAAGAAGGACATGATCAACCGCGGCGGCTACAAGATCTTCACCGCGGAGGTGGAGACGATCCTCATCGCCTGCCCGGGGGTCGTCGAATGTGCCGTCGTGGCGGTGCCTTGCCCCGTGCTCGGCGAGCGGGTGCATGCCTTCGTCGTCACGGACGCGAGCGACCCGGCGCCGGAAACCCTGCACGCCTGGTGCGCCGCGCGGCTCTCCGACTACAAGGTGCCGGAGACGCTGACGATCCAGAGCGAGCCGTTGCCGCGCAACGCCAACGGCAAGGTGATGAAGCGCGTGCTGCGCGACGGACTGGGGGCGCCGGCTCCCCGCTGA